The following are encoded in a window of Clostridia bacterium genomic DNA:
- a CDS encoding CapA family protein, which translates to MIKRILLIVSVMTGILLYLLFSDSGTAKSEGSNIEKAERKAAASIETKKKEQDITIKISFAGDCTIGTDEKGIPYKDSFPYVLKQNKNDYDYFFKKVKPVFEKDDLTIVNLEGTFTTATKMARKKWRFKGDPSYVNIVKSGSIEMVNISNNHIYDFLTQGYNDTLKALKSKGILYSGEGHTEYYKTKNTTIASIGFNGWDTTIKKRLGNSIKTAKKKADIIIVSLHWGKEYTNYPNAVQTELGRYSIDSGADIVVGHHPHVIQGIEYYKGKYIVYSLGNFCFGGNPTPPDKDCIIFQNTFTFKEKKMSKSEGEILPCSVSTSDSINNFQPVVLEGEEGKRVLDRIYTYSKKLHYGIKK; encoded by the coding sequence TTGATAAAACGCATTTTGTTAATTGTTTCAGTGATGACGGGTATTTTGCTTTATTTACTGTTTTCAGACAGCGGCACTGCAAAGAGTGAGGGAAGCAATATTGAAAAAGCAGAGAGAAAGGCTGCAGCGTCCATAGAAACTAAAAAGAAGGAGCAGGATATCACAATCAAGATATCTTTTGCCGGAGATTGTACGATCGGGACAGATGAAAAAGGTATACCGTATAAAGACTCCTTTCCATATGTGCTTAAGCAGAATAAAAATGATTATGATTATTTCTTCAAAAAAGTAAAGCCTGTGTTTGAAAAAGATGATCTGACCATTGTAAATCTGGAAGGAACTTTTACTACTGCAACAAAAATGGCCAGAAAGAAATGGCGTTTCAAAGGCGATCCTTCCTATGTGAACATAGTGAAATCAGGAAGTATAGAAATGGTCAATATTTCAAACAATCATATTTATGACTTTCTGACTCAAGGCTATAATGATACTTTGAAAGCATTAAAGAGCAAGGGCATATTGTATTCGGGTGAAGGTCATACAGAGTACTATAAAACAAAGAATACGACTATTGCAAGTATAGGCTTTAACGGATGGGATACAACTATAAAGAAACGTTTGGGAAATAGTATAAAAACGGCAAAGAAAAAAGCGGACATAATCATTGTATCTCTTCACTGGGGTAAGGAGTATACTAATTATCCCAACGCTGTTCAAACAGAGCTCGGAAGATACAGTATCGATAGTGGAGCTGATATAGTGGTAGGGCATCATCCTCATGTAATCCAGGGAATAGAATATTACAAAGGAAAGTATATAGTATACAGTCTGGGTAACTTTTGTTTTGGAGGTAATCCGACTCCTCCGGATAAAGATTGTATAATATTTCAAAATACTTTTACGTTTAAAGAAAAGAAAATGAGTAAAAGCGAAGGTGAGATTTTACCCTGCAGCGTATCAACCTCAGACAGTATTAATAACTTCCAGCCTGTAGTATTGGAGGGGGAAGAGGGGAAAAGGGTACTGGATAGGATATATACGTACAGTAAGAAGCTTCATTACGGAATAAAAAAGTAG
- a CDS encoding phospho-sugar mutase — MESNKIFKFWLENEYFDKDTREELEKIKNDPKEIEERFYRDLEFGTGGLRGIIGAGTNRMNIYTVRKASQGLANYISNQGEGMKKRGIVIAYDSRNKSPEFALESARIFAGNGIKAYLFDELRPTPELSFAVRFLNAAAGIVITASHNPKEYNGYKVYGEDGGQLSLEGSNAVLDEINKIEDITKVNLVSKDDAVKNGLIQMIGKEIDDEYIARLKTLSINPELVKNISNTFKIVYTPLHGTGNKPVRRILDEIGFNNVLIVKEQELPDPAFSTVKSPNPEEKAAFTLAIELAKKENVDLIIGSDPDCDRVGVVVRNAGGEYVVLTGNQTGCLLLEYILSQKKAKGELPANGFAVKTIVTTELSKAIAKAYNIELIEVLTGFKFIGEQIKLLDEQGDKKYLFGFEESYGYLAGTFARDKDGVVASMLIAEMAAYYKSRGMSLYEGLQEVFKKYGYYLEGINSFTLAGKEGVDKIKSTMSRLREEKPSKFSDSKVSAIRDFVEGNRFDFTSGRSEKLTLPESDVLYFEMSDGSWFCIRPSGTEPKIKIYYGVSDSTQELAQNRLNILQSDVLSVVKPLLNIQ, encoded by the coding sequence ATGGAAAGCAACAAAATATTTAAGTTCTGGCTTGAGAACGAATACTTTGACAAAGATACCAGAGAAGAACTTGAAAAAATAAAAAATGATCCTAAGGAAATTGAAGAAAGATTTTATAGAGATCTGGAATTCGGTACAGGAGGTCTTCGCGGGATTATCGGAGCAGGTACAAACAGGATGAACATCTATACCGTAAGAAAAGCATCACAGGGGCTTGCAAACTACATATCAAATCAGGGTGAGGGTATGAAAAAGCGTGGGATTGTAATTGCTTACGATTCCCGTAATAAATCACCTGAATTTGCTTTGGAATCAGCCAGAATATTTGCAGGAAACGGAATTAAAGCATATTTGTTTGATGAATTAAGGCCTACACCTGAACTTTCTTTTGCAGTAAGGTTTTTGAATGCGGCAGCGGGTATAGTAATAACTGCAAGTCATAATCCTAAAGAGTATAATGGCTACAAAGTATATGGAGAAGACGGAGGGCAGCTTTCACTGGAAGGCTCCAACGCTGTTTTAGATGAAATAAACAAAATAGAAGATATTACAAAGGTAAATCTCGTTTCAAAGGACGACGCCGTCAAAAATGGCCTGATTCAGATGATAGGCAAGGAAATTGATGACGAATATATTGCAAGACTTAAGACGTTGAGTATAAATCCTGAGCTTGTAAAGAATATATCTAATACATTCAAGATAGTCTATACACCTTTACATGGTACAGGGAACAAGCCGGTAAGAAGAATACTGGATGAAATAGGCTTTAATAATGTTCTGATTGTCAAAGAACAGGAACTTCCCGATCCTGCATTTTCTACGGTAAAGTCACCTAACCCTGAGGAGAAAGCTGCTTTTACTCTTGCTATTGAACTGGCTAAAAAAGAAAATGTGGATTTGATTATAGGTTCTGACCCTGATTGTGACAGAGTAGGTGTAGTTGTAAGAAATGCAGGGGGAGAATATGTTGTGCTTACAGGAAACCAGACAGGTTGCTTGCTGCTTGAATATATACTATCACAGAAAAAGGCTAAAGGTGAGCTTCCTGCAAACGGGTTTGCAGTGAAGACTATTGTGACGACCGAATTGTCAAAAGCAATAGCAAAAGCCTATAATATTGAACTTATAGAAGTCTTGACAGGATTTAAGTTCATTGGTGAGCAGATCAAGCTTCTTGATGAACAGGGTGATAAAAAATATCTGTTTGGGTTTGAAGAAAGTTATGGATATCTGGCAGGAACATTTGCGAGGGACAAGGATGGAGTTGTAGCCTCTATGCTCATTGCTGAGATGGCTGCTTATTATAAATCAAGAGGGATGTCTCTGTATGAAGGTTTACAGGAAGTATTCAAGAAATATGGATACTACCTGGAAGGCATCAATTCCTTTACATTAGCTGGAAAAGAAGGTGTTGATAAGATAAAGAGCACAATGAGCAGACTGAGGGAGGAAAAGCCTTCAAAGTTTAGTGATTCTAAGGTATCAGCAATAAGAGATTTCGTAGAAGGTAACAGATTTGACTTTACAAGTGGGAGAAGTGAAAAGCTTACTTTGCCTGAATCTGATGTATTGTATTTTGAAATGAGTGATGGTTCATGGTTTTGCATAAGACCATCAGGTACTGAACCGAAAATCAAGATATACTATGGTGTTTCGGACAGTACTCAGGAGCTTGCACAAAACAGACTGAATATTTTGCAGAGTGATGTGCTTTCTGTAGTTAAACCACTTCTGAATATACAATAA
- the spoIVA gene encoding stage IV sporulation protein A, producing MEKYNIYQQIAERTQGDIYIGIVGPVRTGKSTFIKRFMDLLVIPNIENAYQKERAKDELPQSATGRTIMTTEPKFVPNEAVEITVDENIQLKVRLVDCVGYLVKGALGYMENNAPRMVSTPWYDYQIPFEEAAELGTKKVINEHSTIGLVVTTDGSITDIARDEYLEAEKRVISELKAINKPFVIVLNSTRPYDNETVRLKEELEEKYSVPVICVNCAQLRTEDINAVMEKVLYEFPICEIGINFPRWVENLDENHWLRAEMLNAIKDSFRDIAKIREVREAVGKFDEYDFIKKAYIDRINLGDGTVQMELRTADGLFYKILSETTGLDIEGEHKLIGLMKDLARIKKEYEKIEYALHEVKVKGYGMVTPQMNELSLEEPEIIKQGSRFGVKLRASAPSIHMIRADIETEIAPLVGTEKQSEELVNYLMREFESDPGKIWESNIFGKSLHELVSEGLHNKLFRMPEDAQLKLQETLQKIINEGSGGLICIIL from the coding sequence GTGGAGAAGTACAACATATACCAGCAAATAGCTGAGAGGACTCAGGGTGATATTTACATAGGTATAGTTGGACCGGTGAGGACGGGTAAATCTACATTCATAAAAAGGTTTATGGATTTACTGGTTATACCAAATATAGAAAATGCATACCAGAAGGAAAGGGCGAAAGATGAACTGCCCCAGAGTGCTACAGGACGGACTATAATGACTACAGAGCCAAAATTTGTACCTAATGAGGCTGTTGAAATCACTGTTGATGAAAATATTCAGTTGAAGGTAAGATTGGTTGACTGTGTCGGTTATCTCGTAAAAGGAGCACTTGGGTACATGGAAAACAATGCTCCGAGAATGGTATCAACACCATGGTATGATTATCAGATTCCATTTGAGGAAGCGGCGGAGCTGGGAACAAAGAAGGTGATAAACGAGCATTCGACTATAGGGCTTGTTGTTACGACAGACGGAAGTATTACAGATATCGCCAGGGATGAATATCTGGAAGCAGAAAAACGTGTAATATCCGAGTTGAAGGCTATAAACAAACCGTTTGTTATAGTATTGAACTCAACAAGACCTTACGATAATGAAACCGTAAGGTTAAAGGAAGAATTGGAAGAGAAATACTCAGTACCTGTTATTTGTGTTAATTGTGCGCAGCTCAGAACTGAAGACATAAACGCAGTAATGGAAAAAGTATTATATGAATTTCCTATATGCGAAATTGGTATTAATTTTCCAAGGTGGGTGGAAAACCTGGACGAAAACCACTGGCTGCGGGCTGAGATGCTAAACGCAATAAAAGACTCTTTCAGAGATATTGCTAAAATCCGTGAAGTGAGAGAGGCAGTAGGCAAATTTGATGAATACGACTTTATAAAAAAAGCATACATCGACAGGATTAATCTTGGTGACGGTACTGTGCAGATGGAACTGAGGACTGCAGATGGTTTGTTCTATAAGATATTAAGTGAAACTACGGGTCTTGACATTGAAGGCGAACATAAGCTGATCGGCCTGATGAAAGACCTGGCAAGAATCAAGAAGGAATATGAAAAGATTGAGTATGCACTGCACGAAGTAAAAGTAAAAGGCTATGGAATGGTAACTCCTCAAATGAATGAATTGTCTCTTGAAGAACCGGAGATAATCAAACAGGGAAGCAGATTCGGAGTCAAACTGAGAGCAAGTGCGCCTTCGATACATATGATCAGAGCAGATATAGAAACTGAAATAGCTCCGCTGGTTGGAACAGAAAAGCAGTCGGAAGAGCTTGTAAACTATCTGATGAGAGAATTTGAGAGTGATCCGGGAAAGATATGGGAATCAAACATATTCGGTAAATCCTTACATGAACTTGTAAGCGAGGGATTGCACAATAAACTGTTCAGAATGCCTGAAGATGCACAACTAAAACTTCAGGAAACTTTGCAAAAGATTATAAATGAAGGCAGTGGAGGCTTAATTTGTATTATACTTTAA
- a CDS encoding HD-GYP domain-containing protein has translation MHKIGIENLVSGAKLAKSVFTSEGRVLLTSGMELKENYIQRLKANGIKEIYIEDEISAGIEVTDVVCEDTRVEAKLLVKNLMETYTVSQYINTGRVKEVIDKLIDELLSSKDILVNLSDIKSVDDYTFEHSVNVCILSLITGIGMGFSINRLKDLGIGALLHDIGKLKIPEEILKKPSQLTVEEFEEIKKHTIYGYEILKDNPSVSMISAFIAFGHHERYDGSGYPLQIRGENIHQCARIVAIADVYDALTSDRVYRRKLKTHEVIEYITSLGTHHFDKEIVENFVKYIAVYPVGTGVMLNTKEIGIVVRVNKSMPTRPVVRIVFDENRSRVEQYYEVDLARKINAYIVDSYEL, from the coding sequence ATGCATAAAATAGGTATAGAAAATTTAGTTTCGGGAGCTAAACTGGCAAAATCGGTTTTTACGTCTGAAGGGCGGGTTTTGCTTACTTCTGGTATGGAATTGAAAGAAAACTACATACAGAGGCTAAAGGCCAATGGAATAAAGGAAATCTATATCGAGGATGAGATATCTGCAGGCATAGAAGTAACTGATGTAGTTTGTGAAGATACAAGGGTAGAAGCAAAATTATTGGTGAAAAACCTGATGGAAACCTATACAGTTTCACAGTATATAAATACGGGACGTGTAAAAGAGGTTATTGACAAGCTAATAGATGAGCTTTTGAGCAGCAAGGATATACTTGTAAACCTTTCCGACATAAAATCAGTAGATGACTATACATTTGAACATTCAGTCAATGTATGTATTCTTTCTCTTATCACCGGTATAGGAATGGGATTTTCAATAAACCGGCTTAAAGATCTGGGCATCGGTGCACTGTTACATGACATAGGGAAACTTAAAATACCCGAAGAGATACTTAAAAAACCGTCGCAGCTTACAGTTGAAGAGTTTGAAGAGATAAAAAAACATACCATATACGGATATGAAATACTTAAGGATAACCCAAGTGTAAGTATGATTTCTGCCTTTATTGCTTTTGGGCATCATGAGAGGTATGACGGCAGCGGTTATCCGCTCCAGATCAGAGGCGAGAACATCCACCAGTGCGCAAGAATAGTAGCTATAGCGGATGTATATGACGCGCTCACCTCAGATAGGGTATACAGAAGAAAATTAAAAACCCATGAGGTGATAGAATACATTACTTCGCTTGGTACCCACCACTTTGACAAGGAAATAGTTGAGAATTTTGTAAAATATATTGCGGTTTACCCGGTTGGGACAGGTGTAATGCTGAACACAAAGGAAATAGGAATTGTAGTAAGAGTTAACAAAAGCATGCCTACAAGGCCGGTAGTCAGGATAGTGTTTGATGAAAACAGGTCACGTGTAGAACAATACTATGAAGTTGATCTGGCAAGGAAAATAAACGCATATATTGTTGATTCATATGAATTGTAA
- a CDS encoding DUF512 domain-containing protein: MKEKFVKIKDIVPGSIAEEAGIQPGDSLVSINGEKIRDVFDYRFLTTSDELTLEVLKSDGDVWEIELEKDEYEDLGIGFESSMIDEAKSCTNKCVFCFIDQLPKGMRSTLYFKDDDSRLSFLTGNYVTLTNMRDEDIDRIIKYRLSPINISVHTTNPDLRVFMLNNRSASNIIDRIRQLTGAGITVNCQIVLCRNINDKNELDRSIADLTELYPLIRSISVVPVGITKHRDGLALLEPYTPESSELVISQVEEWQKKLFESYGSRIVYLADEFYILAGRNIPDYGHYEDFPQIENGVGLIALFKHEFNEHLNSLRGWKLPEANRKASPESLAHRHVSVATGVSSYKYIKNLAGVLEDKIPGIKINVFDIKNFFFGKNVTVTGLLTGRDIVSQLKGKELGEELLICRCMLRAGEEVFLDDYTVEDIHKQLGIEVVIVDNDGADFINKILGH; this comes from the coding sequence TTGAAAGAAAAATTCGTTAAAATAAAAGACATTGTACCCGGGAGTATTGCTGAAGAGGCTGGAATTCAGCCGGGAGACAGTCTGGTTTCCATAAATGGAGAGAAAATTAGAGATGTATTTGATTATAGATTTCTGACTACAAGCGATGAACTCACGCTTGAGGTTTTAAAAAGTGACGGCGATGTCTGGGAAATCGAACTGGAAAAAGATGAATATGAAGACCTGGGGATAGGATTTGAATCCTCAATGATAGATGAAGCAAAAAGCTGTACAAACAAATGTGTATTTTGTTTTATAGATCAGCTTCCCAAAGGCATGCGTAGTACTTTGTATTTTAAAGACGATGATTCTAGGCTTTCCTTTCTTACAGGTAATTATGTTACTCTGACAAATATGAGGGATGAGGATATTGATAGAATTATCAAATATAGATTATCACCTATTAATATTTCAGTGCACACAACGAATCCTGATTTAAGAGTGTTTATGCTAAACAACAGATCTGCTTCAAACATAATCGACAGGATAAGGCAGTTGACCGGCGCAGGAATCACAGTAAACTGTCAGATAGTTCTTTGCCGCAATATAAATGACAAAAATGAACTGGATCGTTCAATTGCAGACCTTACGGAGCTATATCCATTGATCAGAAGCATATCTGTAGTACCTGTAGGAATTACGAAACACAGAGACGGACTGGCACTACTGGAGCCATATACTCCGGAGTCGTCAGAACTCGTGATTTCCCAGGTAGAAGAATGGCAAAAGAAGCTATTCGAATCCTATGGTTCAAGAATAGTATATCTAGCTGATGAGTTTTATATATTGGCAGGAAGAAACATACCGGACTACGGACACTATGAAGACTTTCCACAGATTGAGAATGGAGTAGGTCTCATAGCGCTTTTTAAACATGAATTCAATGAGCATCTGAATTCACTAAGAGGCTGGAAACTGCCGGAAGCAAACCGGAAAGCGTCTCCTGAATCATTGGCACATAGGCATGTATCAGTTGCTACCGGTGTTTCTTCATATAAGTATATTAAAAATCTGGCTGGTGTACTGGAAGATAAAATTCCTGGCATAAAAATTAATGTTTTTGATATTAAAAACTTTTTTTTCGGGAAAAATGTAACAGTAACAGGTCTATTAACAGGTAGAGATATAGTCTCTCAGTTAAAGGGTAAGGAACTGGGGGAGGAGCTTCTTATCTGCAGATGTATGCTAAGGGCGGGAGAGGAAGTTTTCCTGGATGATTATACTGTAGAAGATATCCATAAACAACTGGGTATAGAGGTTGTGATAGTCGATAATGACGGAGCAGATTTTATAAACAAAATTCTTGGACATTAA
- the der gene encoding ribosome biogenesis GTPase Der, which produces MAKPVVAVVGRPNVGKSTFFNYVAGRRISIVEDTPGVTRDRIYTEVEWRSRKFTLIDTGGIEPYSEDKIMQQMRRQAEMAVETANVIVFMVDIKDGLTAADQEVAVMLRKTNKPVILVVNKVDRVGELPSEAYEFYNLGLGDIMAISSVHGLGMGDLLDEIYKHFPEVDEEEYDEDVIKVAVVGKPNAGKSSLINKILGEERVIVSEIAGTTRDAIDTYAEVDDDKFVFIDTAGIRRKSKIEESIEKYSVIRSWGAVERADVCLIMIDAVDGVTEQDTKIAGYAHEQGKASIIVVNKWDLVEKETGTLEEYRKVVHEKLGFMTYAPVVFISAKTGQRVQKLYELIKYVSNQGAMRISTGMLNDIVNEAIAMVQPPSDKGKRLKILYATQAGVKPPTFVIFVNSSELFHYSYERYLENQLRKSFGFEGTPIRFIHREKDKE; this is translated from the coding sequence TTGGCTAAGCCGGTAGTTGCAGTAGTTGGAAGACCTAATGTAGGTAAATCCACATTTTTTAATTATGTAGCAGGTAGAAGGATATCAATAGTTGAAGATACACCGGGTGTAACACGTGATAGAATCTACACAGAGGTAGAGTGGAGAAGTAGAAAATTCACACTTATAGATACGGGTGGGATAGAACCATACTCTGAAGATAAAATAATGCAGCAGATGCGAAGACAGGCAGAAATGGCTGTAGAAACAGCAAATGTCATAGTTTTTATGGTTGATATTAAAGATGGGCTTACTGCAGCAGATCAGGAAGTTGCCGTGATGCTCAGGAAAACAAATAAACCTGTTATCCTGGTTGTGAATAAAGTAGACAGGGTAGGAGAACTGCCTTCTGAGGCATATGAATTCTATAACCTTGGTCTGGGAGACATTATGGCTATTTCATCTGTTCATGGCCTGGGAATGGGAGATTTGTTGGACGAAATATATAAACACTTTCCTGAAGTCGATGAGGAAGAATATGACGAAGATGTAATAAAAGTCGCTGTAGTAGGAAAACCAAATGCAGGAAAATCGTCACTTATTAATAAAATCCTCGGGGAGGAAAGGGTAATAGTAAGTGAGATTGCCGGAACGACAAGGGATGCAATTGATACATATGCTGAGGTTGATGATGATAAGTTTGTATTTATTGATACAGCAGGTATAAGGCGTAAAAGCAAAATAGAAGAAAGTATAGAAAAATACAGTGTGATCCGTTCCTGGGGAGCCGTTGAGAGAGCCGACGTATGTCTTATCATGATAGATGCGGTTGATGGGGTTACCGAACAGGACACAAAGATTGCCGGATACGCTCATGAACAGGGTAAAGCCTCAATTATAGTAGTAAATAAGTGGGATCTGGTAGAGAAGGAAACAGGAACACTGGAAGAGTACAGGAAAGTTGTACATGAAAAGCTGGGATTTATGACATATGCGCCGGTAGTGTTTATTTCAGCTAAAACAGGACAGAGGGTTCAGAAACTGTATGAATTAATCAAATATGTATCAAATCAGGGTGCGATGAGAATATCAACAGGGATGCTGAATGATATTGTAAATGAAGCCATCGCCATGGTTCAGCCTCCATCAGATAAGGGCAAGAGGCTGAAAATATTATATGCTACTCAGGCAGGAGTTAAGCCTCCGACCTTTGTAATTTTTGTAAATAGTTCGGAGCTGTTTCATTATTCTTATGAAAGATATTTGGAAAATCAGCTTCGTAAGAGCTTTGGGTTTGAAGGAACCCCAATAAGGTTTATTCATAGAGAAAAGGATAAGGAGTGA
- a CDS encoding YegS/Rv2252/BmrU family lipid kinase, with protein MKNAIFIYNPVSGDHSIPSKLDYIMKRFQENFVLLQPYRLSEETDHMLPEFLKQNNYDFAIISGGDGTLNSIINVMMKNEINIPVGIFPYGTSNDFARCLSLPSNLSEIIDIILAGNTIEVDAGLINEQQYFLSTCAGGGFVDVSFSTHNELKKNFGPLAYYLKAISEVKNIKSFKVKIKTETKTIEEQVLLFFILNGKHAAGFYNLIEEADISDGMMDIVLIKSCSHIDLASLFFNVLSNAYLNNKNVMKLQAKTCEISGDNGISLSVDGEKGDGLPVTIRFINKALKVFVK; from the coding sequence ATGAAAAATGCTATTTTTATTTATAATCCTGTTTCAGGAGATCACAGCATACCAAGCAAACTTGATTATATTATGAAGCGGTTTCAGGAAAATTTTGTACTTCTTCAACCATACCGTTTGAGTGAAGAAACAGACCATATGCTTCCTGAGTTTTTAAAGCAGAATAACTATGATTTTGCTATTATTTCAGGAGGAGACGGGACTTTAAATTCTATTATCAATGTTATGATGAAAAATGAGATAAATATTCCTGTCGGTATATTTCCATACGGAACAAGCAACGACTTTGCAAGATGCTTGAGTTTACCCTCAAATCTCAGTGAGATAATAGATATAATTTTAGCCGGGAACACAATTGAAGTAGACGCAGGTTTGATAAATGAACAGCAGTATTTCCTGAGTACATGTGCCGGAGGAGGCTTCGTAGATGTATCTTTCAGTACACATAATGAACTGAAAAAGAATTTCGGTCCTCTTGCTTATTACCTGAAGGCGATTAGTGAGGTAAAGAATATCAAATCTTTCAAAGTGAAAATCAAAACTGAAACCAAAACAATTGAAGAACAGGTGCTTCTCTTCTTCATTCTTAACGGAAAGCATGCAGCAGGTTTTTACAATCTGATAGAGGAAGCGGACATATCAGACGGTATGATGGATATAGTTCTTATTAAAAGTTGTTCCCATATTGATTTAGCAAGCTTGTTTTTCAATGTATTAAGCAATGCGTACCTGAACAACAAAAATGTCATGAAGCTTCAGGCAAAAACATGTGAAATAAGCGGAGATAATGGAATAAGCCTAAGTGTGGACGGTGAGAAGGGAGACGGATTACCGGTAACAATAAGATTTATCAATAAGGCATTAAAAGTGTTTGTAAAATAA
- a CDS encoding NAD(P)H-dependent glycerol-3-phosphate dehydrogenase — translation MKKNISIIGAGSMGTAVSILLSKNGHRVRLWSPFGDEIDMLNKEREHIQRLPGVKVPQDIICTTDIEEVMTGTEMVVMAVPSQTTRENCRMISKYIKRDQIVATCSKGIEESTCMVLSEVMKQEVPQAQIAVLSGPSHAEEIARDIPTAVVAASENREAAEFMQDIFMTPRFRVYTNPDILGVELGGALKNVIALCAGISDGLGFGDNTKAALMTRGITEIARLGKAMGASRQTFNGLTGIGDLIVTCTSMHSRNRRAGILIGQGKSVREALDEVKMVVEGVATTKPAYELGLKMDVSMPITTEAYNVLFGNKNPKQAVVDLMTRNKTHEIEETVENCW, via the coding sequence ATGAAAAAGAATATATCTATTATAGGTGCAGGTAGTATGGGTACGGCAGTTTCCATCCTCCTATCTAAAAATGGTCATAGAGTAAGATTATGGTCTCCGTTTGGGGATGAAATAGACATGCTGAATAAAGAAAGAGAGCATATACAAAGGCTTCCGGGAGTAAAAGTACCTCAGGATATTATCTGTACAACAGATATAGAAGAGGTAATGACAGGTACAGAGATGGTTGTCATGGCAGTTCCTTCACAAACAACCCGTGAGAATTGCAGAATGATTTCCAAATACATAAAAAGAGATCAAATAGTTGCGACCTGCTCAAAGGGTATAGAAGAAAGTACATGCATGGTACTGTCAGAAGTTATGAAGCAGGAAGTACCACAGGCTCAGATTGCAGTGCTGTCAGGGCCCAGTCATGCGGAAGAAATTGCAAGGGATATACCTACTGCAGTCGTTGCAGCAAGTGAAAACAGAGAGGCTGCTGAGTTTATGCAGGACATATTTATGACTCCAAGGTTCAGAGTGTACACAAACCCTGATATTTTAGGTGTAGAACTGGGAGGCGCACTAAAGAATGTCATCGCATTATGTGCGGGTATTTCTGATGGTCTGGGTTTTGGAGACAATACGAAAGCTGCTTTGATGACAAGAGGAATTACTGAAATTGCGCGTCTTGGAAAGGCTATGGGAGCAAGCCGGCAAACTTTTAACGGACTTACCGGAATAGGGGATCTCATAGTTACATGTACAAGTATGCACAGCAGAAACAGAAGAGCCGGAATACTAATCGGTCAGGGCAAATCGGTCAGGGAAGCGTTGGATGAAGTCAAGATGGTAGTTGAAGGTGTTGCGACGACGAAACCGGCATATGAATTGGGTTTGAAGATGGATGTATCTATGCCTATCACGACTGAAGCGTACAATGTATTATTTGGTAATAAGAATCCAAAGCAGGCTGTAGTAGATTTGATGACAAGAAATAAAACCCATGAAATAGAAGAAACTGTTGAGAACTGTTGGTAA
- the plsY gene encoding glycerol-3-phosphate 1-O-acyltransferase PlsY: protein MSLVVKLIITAVAGYLLGSANTSLIVGKFYGVDVRKHGSGNAGMTNTLRTLGKLAALFVIIGDLLKGILACLVGLYIVGDRGIEAEVFGRTWNEELGLMVGGISAIIGHNWPAYFRFKGGKGILTSLAVVLMMDPLIALILFGIFAVIVAITRYVSLGSIIGSGLFPVAAAVFGRSNAFIIFAAILGLLAIIRHRANIQRIYNGTESKLGSKKKNN from the coding sequence ATGAGTTTGGTGGTCAAATTGATTATAACAGCTGTTGCTGGTTACCTTTTAGGAAGTGCTAATACTTCATTGATAGTCGGGAAATTTTATGGAGTGGATGTAAGAAAACATGGAAGCGGCAATGCAGGAATGACAAATACCTTGAGAACACTAGGGAAGCTTGCAGCTTTATTTGTAATAATAGGTGATTTGCTGAAAGGTATACTGGCATGTCTTGTGGGGTTGTACATAGTTGGAGACAGAGGCATTGAAGCAGAAGTCTTCGGACGCACATGGAATGAAGAATTAGGTTTGATGGTGGGAGGAATCAGTGCTATAATTGGACACAACTGGCCTGCTTACTTCAGATTTAAAGGGGGAAAGGGCATACTTACCTCTCTGGCAGTTGTTTTGATGATGGATCCGCTTATTGCACTGATACTGTTTGGAATATTTGCTGTTATAGTAGCGATTACAAGGTATGTATCATTGGGATCCATTATAGGTTCGGGCTTGTTTCCTGTTGCAGCAGCAGTTTTTGGCCGGAGTAATGCGTTTATCATATTTGCTGCAATTCTGGGTCTTTTAGCTATTATAAGGCATCGTGCAAATATTCAAAGAATATATAATGGTACTGAGTCCAAGCTCGGAAGCAAGAAGAAAAACAATTAG